The window CTACGTTGCCGAAGGCGCTGCCGTCGGTTCTATCGCCGGAGCATGTGCGCAACCGCAACGTGTGATTGAAGGTGAGTTAAAACGAAAAGGCCATCGCCGGTGAACACACTGGGGATGGCCTTTTTTCCAGCGCAATAAACGCTTGGACGCGCAAACGCGCTGCCTCAAACAATCCGCATCGAGTAATCGGTCGCGCGCACGTCTTTAGTCAGCGCGCCGATCGATACCCGGTCAACGCCCGTTTCCGCAATCGTCTGCACCGTGTCCAAGTTCACGCCGCCCGACACCTCCAGCACCGCTCGTCCTGCTGTCACGCGAACAGCCTCACGCATTGCGTCGAGCGAGAAGTTGTCGAGCAGAATGGATTGAGCACGATGCGCCAACGCCGTCTCCAATTGCTCCAGCGTCTCTACCTCGATCTGGATGGAGATACCCGCGTTCAACGCAAGCGCCGCATCCATTGCCGCGCCCACGCTGCCGGCTGCGGCAATGTGGTTTTCCTTGATCAGAATGCCGTCGTACAGCGCGAGCCGCTGATTTGCGCCGCCGCCCACACGCACCGCATATTTCTGCGCAAGCCGTAAACCGGGCAGCGTCTTACGCGTGTCCAGGACGCGCGTTCGCGTATGGGCGATCGCGTCGACATAACGGCGCGTTGCGCTCGCCACGCCCGACAGCAACTGCAGAAAGTTCAGCGCGTTGCGTTCGGCCGTCAACAATGCGCGCACGGGTCCGCGCAGTTCGCAAACGGGCGTGTCCGCCGTCATGCGATCACCTTCGCGGTAGAGCCATTGCACGTCGATGCGCAAATCTACCTCGCGCATCACCGCGGTAAACCACGGCACGCCGCACAACACCGCATCTTCGCGCACGATAATGCGCGCGTTGCGTATGTCGTCCGCGGGCACCAGGCGTCCGGTCTGATCGCCTGCACCGACGTCTTCGGCCAGCGCATCGGCGACGTTGCGCGCGAGCGCGGCGTCGAACGCCGCACCGTATTGCGCGTGAATTTCAGCGAACAGCGGCGACACCGCCTCACCCGGATTGCGCTCGACCATGCTCTCAACCGCCCCCATCACGCTGCTCCCACATTCGAATACAGTTGCGCGTCGCGCGCGAGATCGCCGCTTGCCTGCACGCGTTTCTTCTGACGCGCGGCGAAGTCCAGCATCCGATCGATCGGCAGACGCGCCCGCTCGCCGATCGCACGGTCGACGAAAATTTCGTTATGCCCGCGCTCCAGCACGTCGGCCAGATTCGCGAGTCCGTTCATCGCCATCCACGGGCAGTGCGCGCAACTCTTGCAGGTCGCGCTGTTGCCGGCCGTGGGCGCGGCGATCAGGGTCTTGCCGGGCGCGGCGAGTTGCATCTTGTGCAGAATGCCGAGATCGGTCGCGACGATGAAATGCGTGGCATCGAGTTTTTGCGCGGCGTCGATCAATTGCGTCGTCGACCCCACCACGTCCGCTTGCGCGACCACGTTAGCCGGCGACTCCGGATGTACCAGCACTTTCGCGTCCGGATACTCCGCGCGCAGCAGGTCGAGTTCGATGCCTTTGAATTCGTCATGCACGAGACAGGAGCCTTGCCACAGCAGCATGTCCGCGCCGGTCTTGCTCTGGATGTAGCTGCCGAGGTGCCGGTCCGGCGCCCAGATGATCTTTTCGCCGCGCGCGTGCAGGTCGGCGACGATTTCCAGACCGATCGACGACGTCACCATCCAGTCCGCACGCGCCTTCACCGCCGCGCTGGTGTTCGCATACACGACCACTGTGCGGTCAGGATGCGCGTCGCAGAACGCTGAGAATTCGTCCACCGGACAGCCCAGATCGAGCGAACAGGTCGCGTCGAGATCGGGCATCAGAATGCGCTTGTTGGGGCTCAGAATTTTGGCCGTCTCGCCCATGAAGCGCACGCCCGCCACCACCAGCGTCTGCGCATCGTGATCGCGACCAAAGCGCGCCATTTCCAGCGAATCGGCCACGCAGCCGCCGGTCTCATCGGCGAGTTCCTGCAACTCCGCGTCGACGTAGTAATGCGCGACGAGCACCGCTTTCTCGCGCTCAAGCAGAGCGCGGATGCGTGTCTTCAGTGCCGCCTTTTCCTGCGCCGACGGCGTGTCGGGCACCTTCGCCCAAGCCTGCCCGATTCCGCAGGTCATGCCCTGCGCTTGCGGCCGGTCGTATTCGACGGTCCTGATCGCCTGCTGATCCATGATCTCCTCTGCCTTCGCTCTGCCGCCGCGGACGGTCAACGACGTGTCGTTGCAGTTTTCGCGGCCCAAAAAGCAAAACCCCGCCAACGCGGGGTTTTGTGACGTAACGAGATTTTAATGGATTTCGCAATCAGGCATAACGACGTAGTCGCAAAGCGAATTCCTGCAGCGCCTTGATACCGCTCTGCTCAGCGCGATGGCACCAGTCCTGCAACTGAACCAGCAACTGGTCACGCGACGCATTCGACCGCTCCCACATGGACGCGAGTTCGTTGCGCATGTCGATGTAGGTCTTGAGCTTCTGGCTGTTTGCGAAGATTTGCGGCAACTGGCGCTTCTGCGGCTCGTTCAGACCGGCCTCTTCCTTGTGGAACCAGCTACGCGCACCGCGCATGACCTGATACTTCTCGCGCGCGCCGACTTCTTTCAGATGAGCCAATTCCTGGCGATAGGCACGCTTGAGCGCCTTGCCGTAACGCGCCATCACTTCGTAGCGATTGGCCAGCACGGCTTGCAGCGTGTCCTGATCGAGCACCAGCTTGCCGGTGGTCAGACGCGGCGTCGGCGCGACCTTCTTCACCTTGGCAAGACGGAACGCCGACATGATGCGGATGTACATCCAGCCGATATCAAACTCGTACCACTTGTTCGACAGCTTGGCCGACGTCGCATACGTGTGGTGATTGTTATGCAGCTCTTCACCGCCGATGAGGATGCCCCACGGGAAGATGTTGGTGCTCGCGTCCGACGAGTTGAAGTTGCGATAGCCCCAGAAGTGCGCAAGGCCATTGACCACGCCAGCGGCCCAGAAGGGAATCCACACCATCTGCACGGCCCAGATCGTCAGGCCGGCCACGCCGAACAGCGCGATGTTCAGCACCATCATCAGGCTCACGCCGAGGATCGGGTACTTCGTGTAGACGTTGCGTTCCATCCAGTCGTTCGGCGTGCCGTGGCTGAATTTGCGCATCGTTTCTTCGTTCTTGGCCTCGGTGCGATAAAGCTCCGCGCCTTCGAGCAAGACCTTCCAGATACCGCGCGTTTGCGGGCTGTGCGGATCTTCTTCAGTCTCGCACTTGGCGTGGTGCTTACGGTGAATCGCGGCCCATTGGCCGGTCAGCATGCCCGTGCTCATCCACAGCCAGAAACGGAAAAAATGACTGACGACCGGATGCAGCTCCAGCGCGCGGTGCGCCTGGCAGCGATGCAGATAGACCGTCACGCCGATAATCGTGATGTGCGTCGCGATCAGCGTGTACACCACGAGTTGCCACCACGAGAAGTGCAGCAGACCGTGGGCAAGGAAGTCGAGCAAGGAATTCAACAAGGCAATTTACCTGTGGAACGAGAGACACGAGACACACGCAACATGCGCATGTCAAGAAAGTGAAAGCATACAGCGGGATTGGACGTCATTCTACTTGAACCGTTCCAAGTGTTTGTAACAAATGGGGATTTTTTGTGCGATATCAATGGGATGGAAAACGCCGACAGGGTTTTTACCGCTGTCGGCGGGTTCGAAACACCCGTCAGAGGGCGCCGTCCGCCTGATTGGCCGCAGGCGCGGTCATTGTTACCGGTTGCGGCATGGCCGCACTCACATTGCCCACGATCCGCACTTCGCGTTGCGCGAACGGAATCGAGATGTCGTGTTCGGAGAACAGACGCCAGATATTCCGATTCACGGCGGAACGCACACCCGACGTGCCGGTTGCCGCGTCTTCGATCCAGAAACCCAGCTCGAGATTGATGCCGTCGGCGCCGAAGCTCGCCAGATACGGCGTGGGCGCGGGCTCCTTGAGCACGCGCGGCACGCCTTCGACCGCTTGCGCGAGCAGGCCCATGGCCTGCTCGACGTCCGACGAATAAGCGACCTGCACGGCCACCTTCGAATACCCGCGCGTCAGGAACGACGACTGGTTCTGCACCACGTCGGTGATCAGTTTTTCGTTCGGGATCAGCGTTTCGATGCCGTCGAGCCCACGCACCACGGTGTAACGCGTGCGGATCTGCGTGACCATGCCTTGCAGGCCGCTCACGTTGATCGTGTCGCCGATCCGCAGCGACCGGTCGATCAGGATAATGAAGCCCGACACGTAGTTGCTGGCGATCTTCTGCAGCCCGAACCCGAGCCCGACGCCCAACGCGCCGCCGAACACGCCCAGCACGGTGATGTCGATGCCGACCAGCGACAGGCTGATCAGAATCGCCGCCAGCATCAACGCGGCCCGGCCGACGCGCGCCACCACCACCTTCAGATTGGCGTCGAGCGTGGTCGAGCGGATCAGCCGGTCCTCGAACGTGGAGCCGAGCCACATCGCGACGATCATCGTCACGCAGACCCACAGCAGGCCCGTGGTGAGCGACAGCAGCGTCATGTGCGCATTGGCCACGCGGAAATGGACGCTGCCCATCCACGAGATCACGTCGTCCTGAATGCCCATCACGGTCAGCACCATGCCGACCCAGACAATCAGCGAGACCAGTTTTTCGACCAGAAACAGCCAGGGATGCGTCACGCCGTCGTGGCTGAAAACCCGTCGCGCGATGAAAAACACGATATAGATCAACCCGATGCCGAACAGCGGCACCAAGGCCAGATCGAGCAGCGCGGTATGCATGAACGGCGCGGTGATCGTGCGCGCGAGCCACACGAGCGCCGCGCCGATCAGCGGAAAGAAGGCGCGGTTCAGACTTTCCGCGCCGAAGCGCAGCGTCTGGTAACGCGTTTGCCGGCGCAGATCGAGCGTTCGCCGCAACAGGCGCGCGAGCAGCCACGCGAGCGCGAGCGTCCCCAGCAGCACGCCGACCTGCCAGAGCATGACGGGCTGGCCAAAGTCGCGCGCAAGGTCGCCGAACATATGAGAAAAAATACGGTTTTGCATGATGTCGCCGAAATCGCCGGCGTGCCGCGGGTCAACTACCCAACCCACAGTACGCCGGCAAAAAAGCCTGTCGTGTTGCTTAGCTCTGGCGTTCCAGCACGGCGGCGAAGAAGCCGTCGGTTGCATGGCGGTGCGGCCACAGCGACAGGTAGTCGCCCATTTCCAGTTCGATACGCTGCTCGGCCAGCACGTCGCGTGCGGGCACCAGTACGAAGTCCTGATGGTCGGCGAGGAACTGCTGCACGACCGCTTCGTTTTCCGCTTCCAGAATCGAGCAGGTCGCGTAGACGAGGCGGCCGCCCTTCTTCACCAGACGCGAGGCGCTCGCCAGAATCGACAATTGCTTCGGCGCCAGTTCGGCGACCGATTCCGGCGACTGGCGCCACTTCAGGTCCGGGTTACGGCGCAGCGTACCCAGCCCGCTGCACGGCGCGTCGACGAGCACGCGGTCGATCTTGCCGGCCAGACGCTTGATCTTGGCGTCGTGTTCGCTATCGATCAGCACCGGATTCACGTTCGATAACCCGCTGCGCGCGAGGCGCGGCTTGAGCTTGGCGAGACGACGCTCCGAGATGTCGAAGGCGTACAAACGGCCGGTGGAGCGCATCGCCGCGCCCAGCGCCAGCGTCTTGCCGCCCGCGCCCGCGCAGAAGTCGACGATCATCTCGCCGCGCTTGGGCGCGACCAGCGAGCACAGCAACTGGCTGCCTTCGTCCTGCACTTCGACCCAGCCGTGCTGGAACGCGTCGAGCTTGGTGAGCGGCGGCTTGCCGACCACCCGCACGCCGAACGGCGCGAACGGCGTTTCACCGCCCTCGATACCGGCCTTCGACAGCGCGTTCAGCACGTCTTCGCGGCTCGCCTTGATCGGGTTCGCGCGCAGATCCAGCGGCGCCGGGTAGTTCAGCGCGGCGGCCAGTTGCGCCAGTTCGGCGGGCTCGAAACGCTTGGCCAGCGCCTGATAGATCCAGTCGGGCAGGTTCAGGCGAATGCGCAGCGGCAAGCTCTGCGGGTCGATCTTCGACACGTGTTCGAGCCAGCTCAACTCCTGCTCCGTCACGAACGGCTTGAGCGCGTTACGCCCCGCCGTCTGCATCAGGCCGAGCAGCGCCATACGTCGGGCCGGGCTGCCGGCGCCGCTTTCGGCCAGATGGGCGAATTCCATCCGGCGGCGCAGCACCGCGAACACCGCTTCCGCGATCACGCCGCGCTCGCCGTGCCCGAGCTTCGGATGGGCGCGGAAAAAGCGGCTGGTCGTGGCATCGGCCGGGCCGGTGAGTTTCAGGACTTCAGCCAGCAAAGTCTCAGTTTGTCCAATCAAAAAACCATGTAATCTCATGCGCCCTCTCCGGCGGTGTGACCGGCAAAGAGCCATTGCGGCTCTGACGGCGTAAGCGTGACGCGCAGGCCATCTAGAGCAAGACGCCCTTCGACGAACCAGCGCACCGCGCGTGGATAAATAATGTGTTCGATCGCCAGCACGCGTTCGGCGAGCATGGCGGGGGTATCGCCGTTTTCCACGGGAACCGCCGCCTGCGCGACGATCGGCCCGTGATCCAGTTGCGACGTAACAAAATGCACCGACGCGCCGTGTAGCCGTACGCCCGCATCCAGTGCCTGTTGATGGGTTTTCAGGCCCGGAAAGCTCGGCAGCAGCGACGGGTGCACGTTCAGCATGCGCCCGGCGTAACGGTCGACGAAACCGGCCGTCAGCACGCGCATGAAGCCGGCGAGCACCACGAGATCGGGCGCGAAGCCGTCGATCTGCTGGGCCAGCGCCGCGTCGAAGCGGTCGCGGTCGGGATACTGGCGGTGGTCGACCACCGCCGTGGCAATACCGTGCGACGCCGCGAACGCAAGGCCCGCGGCGTCAGGACGGTTGGCAATCACGGCGGCGACTTGCGCCGGCCAAACCTCGTCCGAGCAGGCTCGAACGATGGCTTCCATGTTGCTTCCCCGCCCCGAAATCAGGATGACGAGTTTTTTCATCCGCGGATTTTATCATTCGGGGGACCCTGAAACCGCGACGCGCCGCCGTCTCACGCGCCGAGCGTTTATAATCGTTTGTTTTGCGGCACCCCGCCCGCCCTATTCCAACGCGCTATCGTGAGAGTCTTCCGCGGTCTTCCCAATGCTGAAAGCCGTGCGCCCTGCGCACTGACCATCGGCAACTTCGACGGTGTCCACCGCGGCCATCAGGCTCTGCTCGCGCACGTGCGCGCAGCGGCCGACGCGCGCGGCCTGCCCGTCTGCGTGATGACCTTCGAGCCGCACCCGCGCGAGTTCTTCAATCCCGCCGGCGCGCCGCCGCGTATCGCCATGCTGCGCGACAAGCTCGAGGCGCTGCGCACCAACGGCGTCGATCGCGTGGTGGTCGAGCATTTCAACCACACGTTCGCAAGCCAGTCGCCGGATACGTTCGTCGAACGGATCATCGTCAACGGCCTGCACGCGCGTTGGGTCATGATCGGCGACGACTTCCGCTACGGCGCCAAACGCGCGGGCGATTTCGCGTCGCTCAAGGCCGCGGGCCAGCAATACGGTTTCGAAGTCGAGCAG is drawn from Burkholderia sp. 9120 and contains these coding sequences:
- a CDS encoding RsmB/NOP family class I SAM-dependent RNA methyltransferase, with product MRLHGFLIGQTETLLAEVLKLTGPADATTSRFFRAHPKLGHGERGVIAEAVFAVLRRRMEFAHLAESGAGSPARRMALLGLMQTAGRNALKPFVTEQELSWLEHVSKIDPQSLPLRIRLNLPDWIYQALAKRFEPAELAQLAAALNYPAPLDLRANPIKASREDVLNALSKAGIEGGETPFAPFGVRVVGKPPLTKLDAFQHGWVEVQDEGSQLLCSLVAPKRGEMIVDFCAGAGGKTLALGAAMRSTGRLYAFDISERRLAKLKPRLARSGLSNVNPVLIDSEHDAKIKRLAGKIDRVLVDAPCSGLGTLRRNPDLKWRQSPESVAELAPKQLSILASASRLVKKGGRLVYATCSILEAENEAVVQQFLADHQDFVLVPARDVLAEQRIELEMGDYLSLWPHRHATDGFFAAVLERQS
- the purN gene encoding phosphoribosylglycinamide formyltransferase produces the protein MKKLVILISGRGSNMEAIVRACSDEVWPAQVAAVIANRPDAAGLAFAASHGIATAVVDHRQYPDRDRFDAALAQQIDGFAPDLVVLAGFMRVLTAGFVDRYAGRMLNVHPSLLPSFPGLKTHQQALDAGVRLHGASVHFVTSQLDHGPIVAQAAVPVENGDTPAMLAERVLAIEHIIYPRAVRWFVEGRLALDGLRVTLTPSEPQWLFAGHTAGEGA
- the nadA gene encoding quinolinate synthase NadA, which translates into the protein MDQQAIRTVEYDRPQAQGMTCGIGQAWAKVPDTPSAQEKAALKTRIRALLEREKAVLVAHYYVDAELQELADETGGCVADSLEMARFGRDHDAQTLVVAGVRFMGETAKILSPNKRILMPDLDATCSLDLGCPVDEFSAFCDAHPDRTVVVYANTSAAVKARADWMVTSSIGLEIVADLHARGEKIIWAPDRHLGSYIQSKTGADMLLWQGSCLVHDEFKGIELDLLRAEYPDAKVLVHPESPANVVAQADVVGSTTQLIDAAQKLDATHFIVATDLGILHKMQLAAPGKTLIAAPTAGNSATCKSCAHCPWMAMNGLANLADVLERGHNEIFVDRAIGERARLPIDRMLDFAARQKKRVQASGDLARDAQLYSNVGAA
- a CDS encoding mechanosensitive ion channel domain-containing protein, which encodes MQNRIFSHMFGDLARDFGQPVMLWQVGVLLGTLALAWLLARLLRRTLDLRRQTRYQTLRFGAESLNRAFFPLIGAALVWLARTITAPFMHTALLDLALVPLFGIGLIYIVFFIARRVFSHDGVTHPWLFLVEKLVSLIVWVGMVLTVMGIQDDVISWMGSVHFRVANAHMTLLSLTTGLLWVCVTMIVAMWLGSTFEDRLIRSTTLDANLKVVVARVGRAALMLAAILISLSLVGIDITVLGVFGGALGVGLGFGLQKIASNYVSGFIILIDRSLRIGDTINVSGLQGMVTQIRTRYTVVRGLDGIETLIPNEKLITDVVQNQSSFLTRGYSKVAVQVAYSSDVEQAMGLLAQAVEGVPRVLKEPAPTPYLASFGADGINLELGFWIEDAATGTSGVRSAVNRNIWRLFSEHDISIPFAQREVRIVGNVSAAMPQPVTMTAPAANQADGAL
- a CDS encoding fatty acid desaturase, translated to MLNSLLDFLAHGLLHFSWWQLVVYTLIATHITIIGVTVYLHRCQAHRALELHPVVSHFFRFWLWMSTGMLTGQWAAIHRKHHAKCETEEDPHSPQTRGIWKVLLEGAELYRTEAKNEETMRKFSHGTPNDWMERNVYTKYPILGVSLMMVLNIALFGVAGLTIWAVQMVWIPFWAAGVVNGLAHFWGYRNFNSSDASTNIFPWGILIGGEELHNNHHTYATSAKLSNKWYEFDIGWMYIRIMSAFRLAKVKKVAPTPRLTTGKLVLDQDTLQAVLANRYEVMARYGKALKRAYRQELAHLKEVGAREKYQVMRGARSWFHKEEAGLNEPQKRQLPQIFANSQKLKTYIDMRNELASMWERSNASRDQLLVQLQDWCHRAEQSGIKALQEFALRLRRYA
- the nadC gene encoding carboxylating nicotinate-nucleotide diphosphorylase codes for the protein MGAVESMVERNPGEAVSPLFAEIHAQYGAAFDAALARNVADALAEDVGAGDQTGRLVPADDIRNARIIVREDAVLCGVPWFTAVMREVDLRIDVQWLYREGDRMTADTPVCELRGPVRALLTAERNALNFLQLLSGVASATRRYVDAIAHTRTRVLDTRKTLPGLRLAQKYAVRVGGGANQRLALYDGILIKENHIAAAGSVGAAMDAALALNAGISIQIEVETLEQLETALAHRAQSILLDNFSLDAMREAVRVTAGRAVLEVSGGVNLDTVQTIAETGVDRVSIGALTKDVRATDYSMRIV